The genome window ATATGTCGGCCTGGAACTGCATCAGCAAATCATTGCGTGAAGCGCCGCCATCCACGCGCAGTTCCTGCGACGATGATTGCGCATCCTTTTGCATTGCATCCAGCAAGTCCACGCTTTGATAAGCAATGCTTTCCAGTGCTGCACGTGCAATATGCGCTTTGTTGCTGCCACGCGTCATGCCGAGGATGGTGCCGCGTGCATAGGAATCCCAATACGGCGCGCCGAGGCCACTGAAGGCCGGCACGAATACCACGCCGCCATTGTCCGGCACACTGGTCGCCAGCGCTTCGACATCGGCTGAGCGCTGGATGATGCCGAGGCCGTCGCGCAGCCATTGCACGATGGCGCCGCCCATGAAGACGCCGCCTTCCAGCATGTAATTAGTCTGTGCAGCTTTTCCTATACCCAAGGTCCAGCCTATGGTGGTGAGCAAGTTGTTGTGCGAGCTTATCGCATGCGTGCCGGTATTGAGCAGCATGAAGCAACCGGTGCCGTAAGTATTTTTTGCCATGCCCGGTTTGTGGCAAGCCTGGCCGAAGGTGGCGGCCTGCTGGTCACCCGCGATGCCGGCGATGGCTATCGGTGCGCCAAATAGTTCTGTATGCGTATGGCTGGCGATGCCGCTACTGGCGACGACTGCGGGCAGCAGCGAAGCCGGGATGTCGAATATGGCCAGCAGTTCTTCATCCCATTGCAGGGTATGGATGTTGAATAGCAGGGTGCGTGATGCATTGCTGCTATCGGTGAGGTGTGCACCTGACAGTTTGTAAACCAGCCAGCTGTCTATCGTGCCGAACGCGAGTTCGCCGCGCTCTGCCCGGGCGCGTGCATCGGGAATGTGATCCAGCAGCCATTTCACTTTGGTACCGGAGAAGTAAGAGTCCAGGACCAGGCCGGTCTTTTGCTGGAATAAATCGGCCTTGCCCTCGGCGCGCAGCTGGTCGCAGTAAGCAGCAGTGCGGCGGTCTTGCCACACGATCGCATTGGCAATCGGCTGGCCGGTTTTGCGATCCCAGATCACCGTGGTTTCGCGCTGGTTGGTGATACCGATCGCTGCAATATCGGTAGCGCTGAGCTTGTTTTCTTTCAACACCTGCCGGGCGACTGCAAGCTGGCTATTCCAGATCGCATTTGCATCGTGCTCAACCCAGCCCGGTTCCGGGAATATTTGCGGATACTCTTGCTGCGCCACGCCATGGATCTGGCCTTCGTGATTGAACAGGATGGCGCGCGAACTGGTGGTTCCCTGATCGATTGCGAGTATGAATTGGCTCATCGTAGGCAGGCTTCAGGCAGGTTTATGCGAGATAAAAATGTTCGGGCAAGCCCGGGACATCGACGCGCAGGCTGAGGACGCAACCGGATAATGGATATTGTTCCAGTTCGGCTGCCGGGCGATTCTTGCTGACGCTGGTGATGTAGAGCGTGCGCAAGTCGTCGCCGCCAAAAGCCATC of Janthinobacterium sp. Marseille contains these proteins:
- the glpK gene encoding glycerol kinase GlpK; this encodes MSQFILAIDQGTTSSRAILFNHEGQIHGVAQQEYPQIFPEPGWVEHDANAIWNSQLAVARQVLKENKLSATDIAAIGITNQRETTVIWDRKTGQPIANAIVWQDRRTAAYCDQLRAEGKADLFQQKTGLVLDSYFSGTKVKWLLDHIPDARARAERGELAFGTIDSWLVYKLSGAHLTDSSNASRTLLFNIHTLQWDEELLAIFDIPASLLPAVVASSGIASHTHTELFGAPIAIAGIAGDQQAATFGQACHKPGMAKNTYGTGCFMLLNTGTHAISSHNNLLTTIGWTLGIGKAAQTNYMLEGGVFMGGAIVQWLRDGLGIIQRSADVEALATSVPDNGGVVFVPAFSGLGAPYWDSYARGTILGMTRGSNKAHIARAALESIAYQSVDLLDAMQKDAQSSSQELRVDGGASRNDLLMQFQADILNVPVIRPVVTETTALGAAYLAGLAVSFWQSAEEITAQWKMDKRFEPAMSADEREQRLHTWHRAVERAQAWES